Proteins from a genomic interval of Ficedula albicollis isolate OC2 chromosome 9, FicAlb1.5, whole genome shotgun sequence:
- the IL12A gene encoding interleukin-12 subunit alpha: MTVVAPGGQRCPQEELDTLGFECTLGEVDLEDITENQINTIRACTAEPGPGNCPVLERSTFDKGKCLQGISEDVRTYRAQLGNLQDPQLLGALDGMLEVRIPAPIYPKIQEIGNLKKLRSSGPLGSGSSGPPGPGWAPFPARLRLCALLQALRIRSVTISRMLSFLSSL, from the exons ATGACAGTGGTGGCCCCAGGAGGGCAGAGATGTCCCCAGGAG GAACTCGACACCCTGGGGTTTGAGTGCACCCTTGGGGAGGTGGATCTGGAGGACATCACTGAGAACCAAATCAACACCATCAGAGCCTgcacagctgagccaggg CCTGGAAATTGCCCAGTCCTGGAAAGATCAACTTTTGATAAG ggaaaATGCCTGCAGGGCATCTCTGAGGATGTGAGAACCTACAGGGCCCAGCTGGGGAACCTGCAGgacccccagctgctgggggctctCGATGGGATGCTGGAGGTGAGGATTCCTGCCCCCATTTACcccaaaattcaggaaataGGGAATTTAAAAAAGCTCA GATCATCAGGACCTTTGGGATCAGGATCATCCGGCcccccggggccgggctgggcgCCGTTCCCCGCCCGCCTGCGGCTGTGCGcgctgctgcaggctctgcgCATCCGCAGCGTCACCATCAGCAGGATGCTGAGCTTCCTGAGCTCCCTCTGA